Genomic window (Nitrospira sp.):
GGAACCTCCCAGGATCGCTTGCGCAAGTTGTTCCTGGTCGAACAAATTGTCCCGCCGCACAACAGGGCACAAACAGGACGCTATTGCCGATTTGCCGCGCGGAATGTCGCCTTCCTGTGCCTCTCCTACGATTGAGTCAGCTGTAAATCACCTCAGCTAACTCCGCACTATCTCGGTCCATTTTGTCGTTCTCCCCGTTGGCAAAGGCCTTGCGGGGTGAATCATGAGGCGAGGGTGCGCGAGCGCGTTGCGGGTTGCATGGACCGAGGAGGACAGCATGAACACATTCCACGATCTGATGATGTCAACCATCTCGGCGGCCATGCTCGGTCTGATCTGGTTGTCCCAGGCCGCGGCCGGCGAGTCCATTCCCATTAGAGAGGGATCGACCGTCACACTGCTGTATCAAATCACCGTACCGGGCAACGAGCAGTTTGAAATCCGAGACCTGAGTCAATTTGTCCAGGGGCGACATCAAATGTTGCCGGCGCTGGAACAGGTCATGGCAGGCATGAAGCGGGGTGACAAAGCGCAGATCGAACTGACTCCCGATCAGGGGTTTGGACCGTACGATCCCAGGAAGAAAACCATCGTTTCAGCCGGCGAACTGCCGGAAGGAACAAAACCCGGCGACATCCTGGAGGATCAGTCGGGGCGCCAGGCCACCGTGACTCAGCTGTCGGAGACGACGGCTGTCGTGGATTTCAATCACCCGCTGGCAGGCAAGCCGCTCATCGTCACATTGACAATCTTGGAGGTCGATAATCCGACATGAGGGGTTCCGCCGAGGGACCGAGGACTCCGGGATCCACCGGCAGTCATGCTGAGCGCGCCTTCCGATTGGCCAGCGTCGCCCCGAGCCGCGCCGCCAGGATGGATGGAATCGACAAAATCGCGAACATGACCAATCCGAGCGGCAGCAAGTTGCCGGCTCCCTGGCTGAGCAACATCCAGGATGCCTGGCCGATGAGCGGAACAATTCCCCATCGCCACGGCCGCTCCGGTTCGACATATCCAAGGATGCACGCCACCAGACAGACTGCAGGGATGCCGACCGAGAAATACAATTCGGAATCCCACGCCTCGAGCCTCCCGGAAAACGAAACGACCAGCATCCAGACGATCATTCCGGCCGCAATGGCGACGCCGTAGAGACCCCATGGCTTGCTCATGATGAAAACCCTACGCCCGTGATTGCCGGGCGTCAAGAAATGCTCGGCGGCAGGGCAGGTCGCTCATATCGCCACTCGCCACGCCGGCGTGCACCGTCCGGGAGAGAGACTGTCGGTGAGAGAGGCTGTCGGATGGACCTCAGGGAAGAATGATGGCTTGTTCGGCGTGACCGATCGCTTTTAGCACGACTTCCAGGGCGTCGACCATCATGGGAGGACCGCAGAGAAACACGACCGTGCCGGGCCCCGGCGCCGGCAGTTGCCGTCGAAGTACCTCCTCGGTGATGCGGCCGACCCCCTGCGACCACCCCGAAGGCGGCTGCTCCAGCACGTGATAGCAGCGAAAGCTTGCGTGTTCACGCGCGTTCTCGTCCCACTCGTCCCGAAAGATGATGTCGGCTTCGGTTTTGTTGGCGTAGACCAGCGACAATTCCACCTTCAGGCTCTTCGCAAGAATCCAACGAATGATCGAAATCATCGGCGTGATGCCGGTGCCACCGGCCACGAATCCGACCTGGGCGGCCATCCCGTCCACCCAGTGACCTCCGGAATAGGGCCCGCTCATGAGCACCCTGTCCCCGACCTTCCGGTCATGGAGGTACTTTGAGACCGTGCCGGTCTCGTATCGCTTCACCGTCAAATCGAAATATCCGGTGGTGCCGGGCGTGGACGACGGCGTATAGGGGCGCTTCACGGCCTTGCCGTTGATCGTCGCATGCACGTAGAGATGGTCACCCGGGAGGAGATCCAGCGTGGCCTCGTCCGGCAGAGCGAAGCAGAACGTCTTCGCGTCGTGCGTATCCTGATGGATGGCCGTCAATTCGTAAGGAGAAGGCGCGGTGGTTTTGATGCGCGCGATCTGGTTCGGATTCATAAGAGTATCTTACGGATCCGTGATGAAGCCTGCAACCGTTCTCAATTCCCTTCACCCCTGTGGCGAGAATGACCCGGTCCTTGGGGCCTCCGAGACGACAACCCAAGAAATCACTAGGAAATTTACACTTCTCGTATCCACAGCCGGTGGCATCAGCTCTGCATTGGCGATAGCATGCCCAGCACTCCATCATGCATATGCGGCTGCCGCTGCGGAAAGGATACGTGTACCACCTTGAGACAAGAACCTCGGTTTCCCGTCACATTTACAGGAACGGTTTCCTATCAGAACTATCCCCATCTCATCACCAAGTCGCTGGACCTTTCCCGAGCAGGCTGCCGTCTCGAAAGCCCTTTGCAACTCTCGGCGGGTATGAAGGTGAACTTGCTCCTGTGCTTCTCAGAGGGCAGCACGCTCATCCTGATCGAACAGGCCGTCGTCCGGTGGTGTCATGCGCGTCAAATCGGCGTTGAATTCCAGGCGGTCTCCGCAACCTATCAAACGCGGTTGAACCGGACGCTGCAGGTGCTTACGACGAGATTCAGCTAGGGCTGCTCAGTAGGCGATCCCCCTGGGCGCCTGAAGCCGATCGATACAGTCTTGCCAAAAGGTGGAGGGATCCCGGTCGAAGAGACCGGCCGAATCAGGGGGTAGTGTCGCCCAGGCCCCTTGATTCATCTCGTAAGCCAATTGCCCCGGGGCCCACCCGGCGGACCCGGCAAAGGCCCTGAATGTCTCGGTCGGTTTGGGCTGCTTGATGACCCGTTCCAACATCGTCGGCGTACCCCCCACATACACCCCGTCGAACACCGATCGTGCCTCGGCCGAAGGCTCCTTCAGACGAAAGAGCACGAGCAGCTGAGTCGGCTGCACCGGTCCTCCGGCGAACAGCCGATAGGTCGTTCCCTTGAGCGCCGCGATGTCCGGAAGGACCTCAGTGAGCAGGACGCCGGTCGGACGATTCACAATGACCCCGAGCGTTCCCTCTTCGCCATGCTCGATGATGAGCACGACCGTCTCACGAAAGTTCGGATCGCCCAGGGTCGGACTGGCCACCAGGAGGACGCCCTTCTTGACGGACGAAGGGACAAAGTTCCCCTCCGCCCCGACCGGCGCAACGACCAGCAGCGCCCAGACCACCATCCCCGCGGCGATCAACCCATACCCCCCATACGCGACGCCGGGCGGAGCGGACAACCGAACTCTCGAAACGGCGAGGACCATGATCGCGTGCTCCGGCTTGTTGATGATACGGTGATGGGACGGGTCGCAAGGCTACGACGCACCGATGCGGCTGTCAACTCGTGGGAGAACGTCCGGTCATGGCCGCTTCGCCGGCATGGACGCTCTCATGCGCGTGCAGTCTCGGAAATACCAACCCTCCGCCTCTGTGTTAAGCTGCTCAGGACGGCATGAGAGGAGCAGGATGTTCGTTTGGACTGCCCGGCTCGGATTGCGGTTCTGGCTCTATCCCGTCATCGCGGCTCTTGCTGCCGCCCACGCTCCGGTGTCCGCTGTAACGACGATCTACACCTATACCGACGACTCCGGCACCCAGAACTTCACCACAGAGCTGAGCTCGATTCCCGAGAAGTACCGGAGCCGGGTCACCCAGCTCGATCTCGGCCCCGTCTCGAATCCGCCCCTCGTACCGGCTGCGCAACGGCCCCCATCCGAACAGGTACGAGTGGTGACGGCGAGCGGCGAATACCGCATGGGAGATCACGACACAAAAAGTGATGCGACCCGCCTGGCCGTCGAAGCGGCGAAGCGCCAAGCTCTTGAACAGGTGGCCACGTATCTGGAAAGCATCACCGAGGTGACGGGGATGGAACTCACCAGGGACGAGATACGCACCTACACGGCCGGGATCGTCATGGTCGTCGATCAAAAGATCAGCACCCTCCTCGATGGGGGCACCGTCGTGATCCGAGCCGATTTGACCGCCCAGGTCGACCCCGCCGAGGTCGCGCAAGCCATCATGGCTCTTCGGGAAAACGAGAGCGCCAAGACCGAACTCATGGCGCTGCGATTGGAGACGGATCAGCTGCGCCGGCAGCTGGAGGTCGCAAACCAGACTCTGGCCGCCGCCGTCTCACCCGAAGAAGTACAGGTGGCAAGCCGCCAACGAGAGGAACTTCTCAACCAACTCCAGGCCAACGCCCTCGTGTCGCAGGCCTGGACCGATTGGGTCTACGTGACGCCGGGCATCTATCCCGCTCCGTCGATCGGCCTGCAGCAGGTTCGTGGACTCTTGGTGCAGGCTCAACGGCTCCAACCGCACAATCGTCACCTGCCCACGGTCCAGCAAGTGATTTCGGCACAATCGACCGGCTCGGCCTCCGCCCCGCTCGGCGTGCCTCCACCGGCTTCATCTTCCGGCTCATTGCTCGTTCCGCCTTCTCTCGCGCCGCCCGCTCCATCCCTGCCCTCAGCGGCGGCCGGCACGAACGCCATGCGGCCTCCGATCCCGACACAGGCGCTCCCTCCCGCCTCTTCCAATGCCGTGACCAACGCTCAAATGCGTCGAGGACCGTCGCTTGCTCCTTTGCCGCCGCTGCCGTCCCCGTTGCCTCCCACGCTGCAGCAGATTCACCCGCCGCATACCGCGCAACCCAATCCCCCGGTGCTCCGTGCTCCTTATACGATTCCCCATCACCTCCAGCAGCAGGGAGGGCGTGCCTTCGGACGGGCCGGTGGCGGCGGCCGCGCTGGAGGGCGGCGGTAGCGCACACGCGGATGCCGCCTGTCGATCCGTGACAGTGCTTCGAGCCGGCAGTAGCAATCATAGGGCCACTCTGCTAAGAAGAGCGCGTGGGGTACATTGACAATAATCTCCTGCCAGGCGAGCGCGTTCACTACCGCGCGCACTTGCACTGGAAACTGTTCGTTGGTCCTGCCCTGCTGACCATCCTCAGCTTCGCGTTCGTTGGATTCGCCATCAGCCAAGGATTCGACCCCTACTGGTCGCTGATCATCCTCGTCATCCCTGCCGGCGCCGTGCTGTCTGCCTACCTGACGTGGCGTTGCTCAGAATTTGCGGTCAGCGACAAACGCGTCTTGATCAAGACCGGCATTGTCGGACGCCGCACTCTGGAAACGCTCCTGACCAAAGTCGAACACATCGGGGTCGACCAAACCCTCTGGGGCCGCCTCTTCAATTTCGGCACGATCTACGTCACCGGCACCGGATCCACGAGAGAAACCTTCGCGGGCATTCATGCACCGCTGGAGTTCCGCAAAGCCATCGAAGCGGCAGCCGTCGCCTTCGAAGAACGGCGGCCCAGCGGACGAGCATCAACCGGCCTGACATAACCGGACCCGATGACCTCAGAGCCGTCTTGACCTGAGACCATTCCTCTCCTAATCACCTCCAGCAGCTATCCGATCGGAGCGAGCGTCGACATGAGACCGATTGGAACACCTTTTCACTCCTCCAGGCGATTGGACCAAACTCGACAGGAACTGCTGGGTTTTCAGGTATACAGGTATAGTTGTGTCATGAGATCTCGCTCGCATCCCCGCGCGAGTCGAGCTGTGCCTCGACGAAGCACTGCGGCGGCCATGACGTCAAAGCCTATCTTGCGAAGATGAACGTGATGAAACGTCAGTTCGCCAGACCGGCAGCGGGGGGCTGACATCCTGCTCTTCGGTCTCTCGCGACCGGTTTCTGTTCCCCTTCTGACGCGTTGATGCTCTCAATTTCGGTTACCCGAGGCAGATACGTAAACTTCAGAATACCTTGGTACCAACATCGATAATGAGTTGGGCAAGAGGCTTGGTGTTCCCTCTATTCGATACCGCAAACGTCTGACCAGGCAATTCCGCAGCTCGGCATAGACTGGTTAGTAGCTCCTTCTCGTTCATCAAGCGACTAGTAGGCTCAGCAGCCAAGAGGAATGCCCGCTGAGTTGGGGCGCTCCGCAATCTCCTCTCGCAGATCCACACGCCCATTGCTCCCTTGACATTTGCGAGCCGGCTGCACAGTCGAGCCATGGGTTCTTCCCCTAGTGCCGTAGGAATCAGATCTTGTCGGGTGGGCAGAGATTGGCATTCCCGCTGAATCGCTACCTGCAGATCCACCTGCTGTTCGCCGCGAAGACGCCATTTTTTCGCCAGTAGCGTGTCTCCGATGCGCAAGGCGTACGTATAGGCGACCTGACTGGCCAGAACGCCAAGGCCGGCGTCAGAGGCAATCTTATCGAGATACGTGAGTCCGCCGGGATCGTCACGCTGAAGCAAGAGACGTCCGATGGCCAGATCGGTCGCACGCTCTTGTGGGTAGACTTCATTAAACTTGCGATACAGCGGCAAGGGATCAGCCGTAGGATCGAATGCTTCCGTCCATGCCGCAAGGTTCCAACTTTCCTCCTTCGTCAGGAGGTCTTCTGGTTTTGCTCGTAGTCCTTCCAGCTGCTTCCGCATTTCAGCAACTTGCTCGTAGCGCTGTTTCCACCCAGCTGAGTTCTCCTTGAGCCACATCTGGTCAAAATCTCTAAGCACCTTCTGAAGATTGGCACCCAGCCATTCATGAGCCGCCGTCTTGCTGGATGATCGACTCATCGGCAGAGGATTTTCCGCAAGGGCTCTCAAACGATCACGTAGAGATGGATGAGTATCAGCGTAACCAGTCTCCTGTGCCATCACTTGACCAAACGCTTCAGCCCACGCGGAAGAGTTTGATCGATCACTCGTCTCAAATTGTTCCAAGCCGCTCATCGGATCTGTTGGGGCGATTGGTTCACGATCCATACGGGCTAACAAGGGTTTCCAATAATATCGATCGTTCACTATTGGTCGGACACCTGTATTCACCAACGCTGTAGCTATCGTGTGCCGTGTCGTCAGCTCAGCGGCAATCATGTCCGCTTGATACTCATTCGTACGTGCCAAGGCGAAGCTGTACGCATTGAAGTACGGCGCATACCATTCAAAGAACCGAGCTAGGATTCGAGCTGCCCAATGCTGTGTTTGACTAAAAGCGCTCATGATTCGGTACCATGAGAGCCTCACCCGATATATCCATCCGCTAAACCGACCGTGTCGTCCTGACAGGTGTCCCATCTCGTGGGCAAGGACGGCCCGCGCTTCTTCAGGCGGGAGACCGAGCAACAGCTGAAGCCCGACAATCAGCGTGTTTCGTGGCCAGCCGAATACTCCTAAGCGAGGGACCTGAGCGATTCCAGCGTTAAAATCATTCGTGAGGACGATGCGATGAATCCTGGGTGCTTTCACCTGTTGTCGAAGTACATCCGCTTCCACAAACAGCCGAGGGTACTGGTGTGACGTCAGTTCATAGCCTATGGGATCACTCATTTGTACCCATAGTGCCCGCGTAATGACATAGACGATCACCAACAGGACAAAGACAAGTTTGGTCTTCACCAGGACCCACCACACATGCCCAGCAATAGCTGCCCAAACGGCAACTGCAACGATTCCCAACAGTAGAAGCA
Coding sequences:
- a CDS encoding M48 family metallopeptidase, yielding MPQAVTTMTITEQRHRFEDSIRQAERLMETNPRLYRVKLAALAVLGYAVLFGMLLLLLGIVAVAVWAAIAGHVWWVLVKTKLVFVLLVIVYVITRALWVQMSDPIGYELTSHQYPRLFVEADVLRQQVKAPRIHRIVLTNDFNAGIAQVPRLGVFGWPRNTLIVGLQLLLGLPPEEARAVLAHEMGHLSGRHGRFSGWIYRVRLSWYRIMSAFSQTQHWAARILARFFEWYAPYFNAYSFALARTNEYQADMIAAELTTRHTIATALVNTGVRPIVNDRYYWKPLLARMDREPIAPTDPMSGLEQFETSDRSNSSAWAEAFGQVMAQETGYADTHPSLRDRLRALAENPLPMSRSSSKTAAHEWLGANLQKVLRDFDQMWLKENSAGWKQRYEQVAEMRKQLEGLRAKPEDLLTKEESWNLAAWTEAFDPTADPLPLYRKFNEVYPQERATDLAIGRLLLQRDDPGGLTYLDKIASDAGLGVLASQVAYTYALRIGDTLLAKKWRLRGEQQVDLQVAIQRECQSLPTRQDLIPTALGEEPMARLCSRLANVKGAMGVWICERRLRSAPTQRAFLLAAEPTSRLMNEKELLTSLCRAAELPGQTFAVSNRGNTKPLAQLIIDVGTKVF
- a CDS encoding PilZ domain-containing protein, giving the protein MRQEPRFPVTFTGTVSYQNYPHLITKSLDLSRAGCRLESPLQLSAGMKVNLLLCFSEGSTLILIEQAVVRWCHARQIGVEFQAVSATYQTRLNRTLQVLTTRFS
- a CDS encoding FKBP-type peptidyl-prolyl cis-trans isomerase, which encodes MNTFHDLMMSTISAAMLGLIWLSQAAAGESIPIREGSTVTLLYQITVPGNEQFEIRDLSQFVQGRHQMLPALEQVMAGMKRGDKAQIELTPDQGFGPYDPRKKTIVSAGELPEGTKPGDILEDQSGRQATVTQLSETTAVVDFNHPLAGKPLIVTLTILEVDNPT
- a CDS encoding PH domain-containing protein, with product MGYIDNNLLPGERVHYRAHLHWKLFVGPALLTILSFAFVGFAISQGFDPYWSLIILVIPAGAVLSAYLTWRCSEFAVSDKRVLIKTGIVGRRTLETLLTKVEHIGVDQTLWGRLFNFGTIYVTGTGSTRETFAGIHAPLEFRKAIEAAAVAFEERRPSGRASTGLT
- a CDS encoding NADH-cytochrome b5 reductase; translation: MNPNQIARIKTTAPSPYELTAIHQDTHDAKTFCFALPDEATLDLLPGDHLYVHATINGKAVKRPYTPSSTPGTTGYFDLTVKRYETGTVSKYLHDRKVGDRVLMSGPYSGGHWVDGMAAQVGFVAGGTGITPMISIIRWILAKSLKVELSLVYANKTEADIIFRDEWDENAREHASFRCYHVLEQPPSGWSQGVGRITEEVLRRQLPAPGPGTVVFLCGPPMMVDALEVVLKAIGHAEQAIILP
- a CDS encoding YqgE/AlgH family protein produces the protein MVLAVSRVRLSAPPGVAYGGYGLIAAGMVVWALLVVAPVGAEGNFVPSSVKKGVLLVASPTLGDPNFRETVVLIIEHGEEGTLGVIVNRPTGVLLTEVLPDIAALKGTTYRLFAGGPVQPTQLLVLFRLKEPSAEARSVFDGVYVGGTPTMLERVIKQPKPTETFRAFAGSAGWAPGQLAYEMNQGAWATLPPDSAGLFDRDPSTFWQDCIDRLQAPRGIAY